Proteins found in one Thalassomonas actiniarum genomic segment:
- the tusA gene encoding sulfurtransferase TusA, whose product MSSAKFEQANHTLDTLGLRCPEPVMMVRMNIRKIAVGETLLIEADDPSTTRDIPSFCRFMEHELLAQHTESSPYRYLIKKC is encoded by the coding sequence ATGTCCTCAGCCAAATTTGAACAAGCCAACCATACCTTAGACACATTGGGATTACGTTGTCCGGAGCCCGTGATGATGGTGCGCATGAATATCCGTAAAATAGCCGTGGGCGAAACCTTGCTTATTGAAGCAGATGACCCGTCAACGACCCGGGATATTCCCAGCTTTTGCCGCTTTATGGAGCATGAACTGTTGGCCCAGCATACCGAGTCTTCCCCTTATCGCTATTTAATTAAAAAGTGTTAA
- the glyS gene encoding glycine--tRNA ligase subunit beta has product MTTETLLIELGTEELPPKSLKKLAGTFFDQIRSQLDSAELTYSDIKWFATPRRMAVQVFDLVEKQSDKQIEKRGPAVNVAFNEQGEPSKAAEGWARSNGITVAEAERLTTDKGEWLLHRALQPGKTVAELIPEMVNHALAKLPIPKPMRWGSERTQFIRPVHTLVMLYGEQVLNGETLGVSAANQVTGHRFHHQGLVSLKHANDYQNALESAYVMVDFQQRQEKIVEQIKAAADEINCVALIDDDLLEEVTALVEWPVTLVGTFEEEFLNVPAEPLIYSMKDHQKYFPVVDSDGKLVNKFIFVTNIESKDPQQIIFGNEKVIRPRLADAEFFFKTDKKQSLEQRLPSLDAVLFQKQLGTLKAKSSRIASLSEHIASVLGEDAKAAYRAGLLSKTDLMSDMVLEFPQVQGTMGKYYALNDGEPEAIAQALEDQYRPRFSGDSLPQANIGCAVAIADKIDSLVGIFGINQPPKGDKDPFALRRAAIGVIRIITEKQLDLDLAVLIDQGIGLFGDKLSNENTAADVIDFVMGRFRAFYQEQDIAVDVIQSVLAKKPTAPVDFDKRVKAVSYFRSLAEAETLAAANKRVANILAKFDGELYPEFKAELASEAAERELAATFEDIRGKIAPLMADKDYQAALTELAQLKAPIDSFFDSVMVMTDDEAVKTNRLTLLNEIRNSFFAIADISLLQK; this is encoded by the coding sequence ATGACCACAGAAACTTTACTTATTGAATTGGGTACCGAAGAGTTACCGCCAAAATCACTAAAAAAACTGGCGGGAACTTTTTTCGACCAGATCCGCAGTCAGCTGGACAGTGCCGAACTGACCTATAGCGATATCAAGTGGTTTGCCACGCCTCGTCGCATGGCGGTTCAAGTTTTTGATTTAGTTGAAAAGCAATCGGACAAACAGATTGAAAAGCGCGGTCCTGCGGTAAATGTTGCTTTTAACGAGCAGGGTGAGCCGAGCAAAGCCGCCGAAGGTTGGGCCCGGTCCAACGGTATTACCGTGGCCGAAGCCGAGCGTTTAACCACAGATAAAGGCGAATGGTTGCTGCACCGTGCTTTGCAGCCGGGTAAAACCGTTGCCGAATTGATCCCGGAAATGGTCAATCACGCGCTGGCTAAATTACCTATCCCTAAACCTATGCGTTGGGGCAGTGAACGTACCCAGTTTATCCGCCCGGTACATACCTTGGTGATGTTATATGGCGAGCAGGTACTTAATGGCGAAACCTTAGGGGTGAGTGCGGCTAATCAAGTTACCGGCCACAGATTCCACCATCAGGGGCTGGTGAGCCTCAAGCATGCCAATGACTACCAAAACGCCTTAGAAAGCGCCTATGTTATGGTGGATTTCCAGCAAAGACAGGAAAAAATTGTCGAGCAAATCAAAGCCGCCGCTGATGAGATCAATTGTGTTGCCCTGATTGACGATGACCTGCTTGAAGAAGTTACCGCTTTGGTCGAATGGCCGGTGACTCTGGTAGGGACGTTTGAAGAAGAATTTTTGAATGTGCCGGCAGAGCCACTTATCTACTCGATGAAAGATCACCAGAAATACTTCCCGGTAGTGGATAGCGACGGCAAGCTGGTGAACAAGTTTATTTTTGTCACCAACATCGAAAGTAAAGATCCGCAGCAAATTATCTTCGGTAATGAGAAGGTTATTCGTCCTCGTCTGGCAGATGCGGAATTCTTCTTTAAAACCGATAAAAAGCAAAGCTTAGAGCAAAGGTTGCCGAGCCTGGATGCCGTCTTGTTCCAGAAGCAGCTGGGTACCTTAAAAGCGAAATCCAGCCGTATCGCCAGCTTAAGTGAACATATCGCCTCTGTACTGGGTGAAGATGCCAAGGCAGCCTATCGCGCCGGTTTACTGAGTAAAACGGACCTGATGTCTGACATGGTATTGGAGTTCCCTCAGGTGCAGGGCACTATGGGGAAATATTACGCCCTTAACGACGGTGAGCCTGAAGCGATTGCCCAGGCGTTGGAAGATCAGTATCGTCCGCGTTTTTCCGGCGATAGTTTACCGCAGGCGAATATCGGTTGTGCCGTGGCCATTGCCGATAAGATAGATTCCCTGGTGGGTATCTTTGGCATCAACCAGCCGCCGAAAGGGGATAAAGATCCCTTTGCCTTACGTCGCGCCGCTATCGGTGTGATTCGTATCATAACCGAAAAGCAGCTGGACTTAGATCTGGCGGTATTGATCGATCAGGGCATAGGTTTATTCGGTGATAAATTATCAAATGAAAACACCGCCGCAGATGTTATTGATTTTGTTATGGGCCGTTTCCGCGCTTTCTACCAGGAGCAGGACATCGCGGTAGATGTCATTCAATCTGTTTTGGCCAAGAAACCGACGGCGCCGGTAGATTTTGATAAGCGGGTGAAAGCGGTAAGTTATTTCCGCAGCCTGGCTGAAGCTGAAACACTGGCGGCAGCCAACAAACGTGTCGCTAATATCCTGGCGAAATTCGACGGTGAACTTTACCCTGAGTTTAAAGCGGAACTGGCCAGCGAAGCTGCCGAACGTGAACTGGCAGCTACCTTTGAGGACATTAGGGGCAAAATCGCGCCGTTAATGGCCGATAAAGACTACCAGGCAGCCCTAACCGAGTTGGCACAGCTTAAGGCGCCGATAGACAGCTTCTTTGACTCTGTCATGGTAATGACAGATGATGAAGCGGTTAAAACCAACCGTTTAACCCTGCTCAATGAGATCAGAAACAGCTTCTTTGCTATTGCCGATATCTCGCTGTTGCAAAAATAA